The genomic interval CGGAATATTGTGCCTTGTTGAATTGCACAGCTGAAAAACTGAATGAAGTGTGTAAAAAAGCACTAGGTAAGAATGCTCTTCAACTCATTCATGAAGAAGTTTTACTTGAAATTAAGCGGCTTCTGCTTCTAAATCAACTCTCCTTGAAAGAAATTGCTTTTCAGATGAATTTTGACAGTCAAGCAAATTTCAGTGGTTTTATTAAATCACGTACCCAACTTTCACCTTCCGAGCTGCATGCCGAGGTACTGGAAATTTATAAGTGAAACACCTTTTTTCATAACTGCTTATTTGTTTTGTCGTTCTAAATTTAGAATAATTAATTTATTCATTAAAAGTGAAGGCAACACGCTAACAAGACCTCTGCATTATGAAAGCTAAAAATTACATTACCCTACTGTTCATAGTTGCATTCAATCAACTTTTTGCGCAGACGAAATGCGATAGTATTTCATTTAGTCCTGATACCATTTACTTAAACGAATCAACCGATCATTTGGTCTTTGATACAATGCATTGGACTGGAGAAACCGAACTTGGCTTTGCATCAGTATCTTATCAGTTTGATGATACTACGCGCATTGATATCGATGATTCTTATGCTACAAATGGCGCATGGGGACCATATACTTTTGTAAGTCCATTTGGATACAGCGTTATTTATAACATGGCTGGTATTCCAGAAAATACGATTGTGAATGCCTTTCGGACGGTTAATCATCACAGTTTGCAAGCTACTTGTATGAAAGCAGTTACTTTTATAATTAATCCAAGTAGTTCTCTTGGAGTAAAGAATCCAAAAGATCAAACTGATTTCAAACTGTATCCGAATCCTGCTGTTGATAATGTAACAATCGAATGGGAGCAATCGGAGGATAAAGTGTTAATTACTGTAACAGATTTATTGGGAAAGGTTAGAGCAAGTTTATCCAATTTCTCTGGACAAAAAATAACCATTGATACGCGTCCTTTTTCTGAAGGAATGTACCTTGTTTCTGTAAGTAATTCAAAAGGTAGCTTGAAAACACAACAAATTGTTATCGCGAAATAGTAAATGCTAATTGGATTTTTATATTCATCCAAATAGCGAAACAAGCCAATTGATTTCCGTTGATTGGCTTGTTTATGTTTCTTTTAGATTCCAAATGATTTCTCCACCAAATACTTCCAATACCTCTTCGGAACGTGCTGTACATGAAGCTTGGTGTTTTTGCGTCCTGCAATATTCGTGCTCTTGAAATAATCCTTCCAAAGTTCTTGAAAAAGAGTTTCATTTTCACCAAAAGCTTCAGTGGAGACACGATTTTTTGAGAGTAGGGAATTTGGAATGAAATCGACAAATTCGGCAGTTTTCAAGTCGTAATAAATACCATAGGATCTGCGTGAATCAAAAATAAACCATCGTTGATCGGCATAACGATCCCTGAAATGTGAAAGTATCAGTGGAAGAACGTTGAAATCGGGTTCTATAACTGAGAAGTAAATGTCGTCTTTTGTTAACTGGAATCTCACGAAAGCTTCCATGCGGTGCTTTTCACGACCAATTGACTTCACCGCTTGTTGCATTTGTAGCACATGCTCGTTCCCAAAGTTGCTCAGGACGTTTTGCTTTAACTGAATGGCATATTTGACAACACCCAAAATGGTGTCTTCAATCGTTTCTCGCTCACTTAGCCACGCTATCCAAAGTTTACGAACGCCAGATGAATCAAGGATATTGACCAATTTTTTCCAAACCCGAGTTGCTTTTTCTTCATCCGTTACAATGGTACGCACTTCTGCAAACAAGGGTGGAATAGATGTTCCTTCTTTTCGAATGTGAACACTTGACCATTTGTATTCATAAATTTCAAAAATGGTGGTGA from Fluviicola taffensis DSM 16823 carries:
- a CDS encoding TIGR03915 family putative DNA repair protein codes for the protein MIWLVYDGSFEGFLTTIFEIYEYKWSSVHIRKEGTSIPPLFAEVRTIVTDEEKATRVWKKLVNILDSSGVRKLWIAWLSERETIEDTILGVVKYAIQLKQNVLSNFGNEHVLQMQQAVKSIGREKHRMEAFVRFQLTKDDIYFSVIEPDFNVLPLILSHFRDRYADQRWFIFDSRRSYGIYYDLKTAEFVDFIPNSLLSKNRVSTEAFGENETLFQELWKDYFKSTNIAGRKNTKLHVQHVPKRYWKYLVEKSFGI
- a CDS encoding T9SS type A sorting domain-containing protein, whose translation is MKAKNYITLLFIVAFNQLFAQTKCDSISFSPDTIYLNESTDHLVFDTMHWTGETELGFASVSYQFDDTTRIDIDDSYATNGAWGPYTFVSPFGYSVIYNMAGIPENTIVNAFRTVNHHSLQATCMKAVTFIINPSSSLGVKNPKDQTDFKLYPNPAVDNVTIEWEQSEDKVLITVTDLLGKVRASLSNFSGQKITIDTRPFSEGMYLVSVSNSKGSLKTQQIVIAK